In Bombina bombina isolate aBomBom1 chromosome 6, aBomBom1.pri, whole genome shotgun sequence, a single genomic region encodes these proteins:
- the SNAPC5 gene encoding snRNA-activating protein complex subunit 5: MLSRLQELKKEEETLLKIKASLHDQLNRLKVEELALQSMISAGGEQDQQIESEASDEGEQNVDDEAVINQTELQLSTLDYSQDQEEMEEEDSDT, encoded by the exons ATGCTGAGCCGCCTGCAGGAGCTCAAGAAGGAGGAGGAAACTCTTCTCAAGATTAAGGCTTCTCTGCACGATCAACTTAATAGGTTAAAG GTTGAGGAGCTGGCCTTGCAGTCAATGATCAGTGCTGGAGGGGAGCAGGATCAACAGATTGAATCTGAGGCATCCGACGAA GGTGAGCAGAATGTGGATGATGAAGCTGTAATAAATCAAACAGAACTTCAGCTCAGCACTCTGGATTATTCTCAGGAtcaggaagagatggaagaggaggacTCGGACACATAG